Proteins from one Gossypium raimondii isolate GPD5lz chromosome 8, ASM2569854v1, whole genome shotgun sequence genomic window:
- the LOC105790837 gene encoding uncharacterized protein At5g01610: MPCPSGILLFLILISLPASSFAVADDDNLSAYQALQQYDFPVGILPNGVVGYELNRETGEFSAYLSGACKFDIDSYQLSYESTIKGVISPGRITNLKGVSVKILFFWLNIGEVIHNGDQMEFSVGIASANFPIDNFYESPQCGCGFNCNGLNALASSI; encoded by the coding sequence ATGCCTTGTCCAAGCGGAATCCTCCTCTTCCTCATCCTAATCTCCCTCCCAGCTTCTTCATTCGCCGTAGCCGATGACGACAATCTATCCGCGTACCAAGCTCTTCAACAGTACGACTTCCCAGTAGGCATCCTTCCCAATGGCGTGGTTGGGTACGAATTGAACAGGGAAACGGGCGAGTTTTCAGCTTATTTGAGTGGAGCCTGCAAGTTTGACATTGATTCATACCAACTCAGTTACGAATCCACCATAAAAGGAGTGATCTCCCCAGGCAGGATAACAAATTTGAAGGGAGTGAGCGTTAAGATCCTCTTCTTCTGGCTTAACATCGGTGAAGTGATACATAATGGGGACCAGATGGAGTTCTCCGTTGGGATTGCGTCGGCTAACTTCCCTATTGACAACTTTTATGAATCTCCTCAGTGTGGGTGCGGATTCAACTGCAATGGCTTGAATGCTTTAGCGTCTTCTATTTAG
- the LOC105790836 gene encoding uncharacterized protein LOC105790836 — protein sequence MAFLPPITTFAAALLLFLHTPLATSSPLNLTGDSLSPYEVLQGYNFPVGLLPQGVLKYDLDESTGRFHAYLEGSCSFSLEGSYQLKYKSTISGIISNNRLKNLSGISVKVLFLWLNIVEVVRDEDELEFSVGIASASFPIDNFYECPQCGCGLECVDSKGKVSKLRNKSSFSSI from the coding sequence ATGGCTTTCCTTCCGCCCATCACCACTTTCGCAGCCGCCCTCCTCCTCTTCCTCCACACCCCACTCGCCACGTCATCCCCCCTCAACCTTACTGGCGACTCCCTTTCACCCTACGAAGTCCTCCAAGGCTACAACTTCCCCGTTGGGCTTCTCCCCCAAGGCGTCTTAAAGTACGATTTAGATGAATCCACCGGTCGGTTCCATGCCTACTTAGAGGGTTCGTGTAGCTTCTCACTGGAAGGGTCTTATCAACTCAAATACAAATCCACGATCAGCGGGATCATCTCCAACAACAGGCTCAAAAACCTGAGTGGAATCAGTGTCAAGGTCCTGTTTTTATGGCTCAACATCGTGGAGGTTGTTAGAGATGAAGATGAGCTGGAATTTTCGGTGGGGATTGCATCTGCTAGCTTTCCTATTGACAATTTTTACGAGTGCCCACAGTGCGGCTGCGGATTGGAGTGCGTTGATAGTAAGGGGAAAGTAAGCAAACTTAGAAATAagtcttctttttcttcaatttag